One part of the Populus alba chromosome 18, ASM523922v2, whole genome shotgun sequence genome encodes these proteins:
- the LOC118044414 gene encoding GDSL esterase/lipase At5g45670 yields the protein MESGLKALWVLSAVLLVSNWQHWTYGKAVPQVPCYFVFGDSLFDNGNNNYLDKSAKVNYLPYGIDFDTGASGRCSNGLNIADTIAEQLGFDSYITDFGVGGCTNFLDGVNYGSNGAGILDSTGSLAGELFTMNAQLFNHNITVSRISKILGSEEVARKYLSQCIYVSDMGHNDYLNNYFLDDYNSSQLYTPEEFAQLLIENYETQLEKLYCSGARKIAVFGLIRVGCMPHNIQKHPNDVDASSSCVEKFNSDVQIFNDKLPTLLHKLNEKHADAVFTYINSYEIDSDDQTNTGFTHTRQSCCEVASGSVPCTSLSVPCSNRSDYVYWDGAHFTEAKAWAFGKRAYKSLSQKHAHPYDISELAKLKLDDSDAYNINHAQL from the exons ATGGAAAGTGGGCTTAAGGCATTGTGGGTGCTGTCTGCGGTGTTGCTGGTGTCAAACTGGCAACACTGGACTTATGGAAAGGCCGTACCTCAAGTTCCTTGCTACTTTGTCTTTGGGGATTCTCTCTTTGATAACGGAAACAATAACTACCTTGACAAATCAGCTAAAGTTAATTACCTTCCTTATGGGATAGACTTTGATACTGGGGCTTCAGGAAGGTGCAGCAATGGTCTCAACATAGCTGACACCATTG CTGAGCAATTAGGTTTCGACAGTTACATTACGGATTTTGGTGTCGGAGGTTGCACTAATTTTCTAGATGGTGTAAATTATGGATCAAATGGAGCTGGCATCCTTGATTCTACTGGCTCTCTTGCG GGAGAACTATTTACGATGAATGCTCAGTTATTTAATCACAATATCACGGTTTCACGAATTTCCAAGATCTTGGGAAGCGAGGAAGTTGCTAGGAAGTACTTGAGCCAATGCATCTATGTGTCTGATATGGGCCATAACGACTACCTCAACAATTATTTCTTGGACGACTACAATAGCAGCCAGTTATATACTCCTGAAGAATTTGCTCAACTTCtcattgaaaattatgaaactcagcTGGAG AAACTGTATTGCTCAGGAGCAAGAAAGATAGCTGTGTTCGGACTTATTCGGGTGGGATGTATGCCGCACAACATACAAAAACATCCCAATGACGTAGATGCATCTTCTTCATGTGTAGAAAAGTTCAACAGTGATGTTCAAATTTTCAACGACAAGCTTCCAACACTGCTACATAAACTTAATGAAAAGCATGCTGATGCTGTGTTTACCTACATAAACTCTTATGAAATTGATTCTGATGATCAGACAAATACAG GTTTTACACATACCCGTCAGAGCTGTTGCGAGGTAGCATCTGGTTCAGTCCCATGTACATCTCTCTCCGTGCCATGTAGCAACAGGAGTGACTATGTGTACTGGGATGGAGCCCATTTTACTGAAGCTAAAGCTTGGGCCTTTGGAAAAAGAGCATATAAAAGTCTGTCACAAAAGCATGCTCATCCATATGATATCAGCGAACTAGCTAAGCTGAAGCTTGATGATTCTGATGCTTACAATATCAACCATGCCCAGCTCTGA